From Chryseobacterium joostei, the proteins below share one genomic window:
- a CDS encoding Crp/Fnr family transcriptional regulator has translation MDHFKAHLDKFITVNDEEFASIISFFEVLKVKKKENLMLEGDICKFKYFVLEGCLRKFFVNEKGVEQTTEFAIENWWMSDTFAFEKQMKSSFNIQSVENSKILIIDFQSQELLLEKHPIMERYFRMVYQTAYAAAEKRIRYIYEMTKEEYYVHFSTLYPWFIQRIPQYLIASFLGFTPEYLSEIRAKLRS, from the coding sequence ATGGATCATTTCAAAGCACATTTAGATAAATTCATTACGGTCAATGACGAGGAATTTGCTTCCATCATTTCCTTTTTTGAGGTTTTAAAAGTGAAAAAAAAAGAAAATCTGATGCTTGAGGGTGATATCTGTAAGTTTAAGTATTTTGTTTTGGAGGGATGTCTGAGAAAATTTTTTGTCAATGAAAAAGGGGTAGAGCAAACCACGGAGTTTGCTATAGAAAACTGGTGGATGTCAGATACTTTTGCTTTTGAAAAACAGATGAAATCAAGCTTTAATATTCAGTCTGTAGAGAATTCCAAAATTTTAATCATTGATTTTCAGTCTCAGGAACTTTTATTGGAAAAACACCCCATTATGGAACGATATTTCAGAATGGTATACCAAACAGCTTATGCTGCTGCCGAAAAAAGAATCCGTTATATTTATGAGATGACAAAAGAAGAATATTATGTGCATTTCAGTACATTGTATCCTTGGTTTATCCAAAGAATTCCGCAATACTTAATTGCTTCCTTTTTAGGTTTTACGCCAGAATATTTAAGTGAAATCAGGGCAAAATTACGTTCTTAA
- a CDS encoding DoxX family protein: MTDTKNQFPQLFLRLALGVTMLSAVADRFGLWSKENSSWGSMASFEEYTRQLTFFLPEALSTFSAYAATFLEILVPLMLILGFKTKIAAYGTSILLLIFAVSMTIALGSKAPLNYSVWVGSAAALLLAVQQRYSFSIDQLTKK; encoded by the coding sequence ATGACAGATACGAAAAATCAATTTCCGCAGCTATTTTTAAGACTTGCTCTTGGGGTAACCATGCTTTCTGCAGTGGCAGATCGGTTTGGGCTATGGAGCAAAGAAAATTCATCATGGGGAAGTATGGCCAGTTTTGAAGAATATACAAGACAGCTGACCTTTTTTCTTCCGGAAGCATTGAGTACTTTTTCAGCATATGCAGCCACCTTTCTGGAAATTCTGGTTCCATTGATGTTGATTTTAGGATTTAAAACCAAAATAGCAGCGTATGGGACTAGTATTTTATTGCTGATTTTTGCAGTATCTATGACCATTGCATTAGGTTCTAAAGCTCCACTCAATTATTCTGTTTGGGTGGGAAGTGCGGCAGCTCTTTTATTGGCTGTTCAGCAACGATATTCTTTTAGTATAGATCAATTAACCAAAAAATAA
- a CDS encoding carboxymuconolactone decarboxylase family protein → MSARLNIATVDSAAYKAMMGLESYLQTISLSHIQKELIKIRASQINKCAFCLDMHTKDALKYGETTQRIFILEGWREAKDFFTEDEQVLLAMTEEITLISHEGLTEETYQKAKQVFDEAQIAQIIIAIVTINAWNRIAVSTHLPIAK, encoded by the coding sequence ATGAGCGCAAGATTAAATATTGCAACAGTAGATTCAGCGGCTTACAAAGCGATGATGGGGCTAGAAAGTTATTTACAAACCATTTCTTTAAGTCATATCCAAAAAGAATTGATTAAAATCAGGGCATCCCAAATCAATAAATGTGCTTTTTGCCTTGATATGCACACAAAAGATGCTTTAAAATATGGGGAAACTACACAAAGAATCTTCATTTTGGAAGGCTGGAGAGAAGCAAAAGATTTCTTTACAGAAGATGAGCAGGTGCTTTTGGCGATGACAGAAGAAATTACATTGATTAGCCATGAAGGCTTGACTGAGGAAACTTATCAAAAGGCTAAACAGGTTTTTGACGAGGCTCAGATTGCTCAAATCATCATTGCAATTGTAACCATCAATGCATGGAACAGAATCGCAGTGAGTACACATCTTCCGATTGCAAAATAA
- a CDS encoding aldo/keto reductase, translated as MEYRKLGNTDLELSTITHGAFAIGGNMWGGNEKQDSINSIHASLDHGVTSIDTAPFYGFGLSEEMIGQAIKGKDRTKIQLLTKFGLVWDGSNKGKGEFFFDAEDNGKTIPVYKFASKENIIKEVEESLQRLGTDYIDLLQLHWPDNTTPISETMEAMELLIQQGKIRAAGVSNYSVAQMEEANRTLKLASNQVSYSMLNRAIENDLIPYSLENNSGIIVYSPMERGLLTGKYFKEDKLKDNDHRNGYFSQFDLNKVKTFLEKIEPIAQEKEVSLSQLVLRWTTLQPAITVVLAGARNAQQAIENAKAMSIDVSKEELEFINSALHQL; from the coding sequence ATGGAATATAGAAAACTAGGAAACACTGATTTGGAATTATCAACAATCACACACGGAGCCTTTGCAATCGGTGGAAATATGTGGGGAGGAAATGAAAAACAGGATTCTATTAACTCTATTCACGCCTCATTAGATCATGGAGTAACTTCTATTGATACCGCCCCATTCTATGGTTTCGGGTTGAGTGAAGAAATGATTGGACAAGCTATTAAAGGAAAAGACCGTACAAAAATCCAGTTATTAACCAAATTCGGGTTAGTATGGGATGGAAGCAATAAGGGAAAGGGAGAATTTTTCTTTGATGCTGAAGATAACGGAAAAACAATTCCGGTTTATAAGTTTGCTTCTAAAGAAAATATCATCAAAGAGGTTGAAGAAAGCCTACAAAGACTAGGAACAGATTATATTGACCTTTTGCAGCTTCATTGGCCGGACAACACAACGCCAATCAGTGAAACAATGGAGGCTATGGAATTATTAATCCAACAAGGAAAAATTCGTGCTGCCGGAGTAAGTAACTATAGTGTAGCCCAAATGGAAGAAGCCAACAGAACGCTGAAACTGGCAAGCAACCAGGTTTCTTACAGCATGCTGAACCGTGCTATTGAAAATGATCTTATCCCTTATTCTTTGGAAAATAATTCAGGAATCATCGTGTACAGCCCAATGGAAAGAGGTCTTTTAACCGGTAAATATTTCAAGGAAGATAAATTGAAAGATAACGACCATAGAAACGGTTATTTCTCACAGTTTGATTTAAATAAAGTAAAAACTTTCCTTGAAAAAATAGAACCTATCGCTCAGGAAAAAGAGGTAAGCCTTTCACAATTGGTATTGAGATGGACTACTCTTCAACCGGCAATTACAGTAGTATTGGCAGGAGCAAGAAATGCACAGCAAGCCATCGAAAATGCAAAAGCAATGTCTATAGATGTATCTAAAGAAGAACTGGAATTTATCAATTCAGCTTTACATCAGCTTTAA
- a CDS encoding type 1 glutamine amidotransferase domain-containing protein, producing the protein MKKTALLFLTLFTIGFIQAQHQKSTPMKKKILFVVTSHDKKGSTGENTGYYLGEVSHPWEVLHKAGYEIDFVSPKGGTPPVDGFDLKDPVNKEFWENKEYKNKIDHSLQPSQVNSNDYSTIFYAGGHGAMWDFADNTELAGIASKIYENGGIVAGVCHGPAGLVNIKLNNGKYLVDGKKINAFTNEEEAEVKLTDVVPFLLENKLKERGAKFEKSGLWQNHVVTDQRVITGQNPQSAKSVGEAILKELKK; encoded by the coding sequence ATGAAAAAGACAGCGCTTTTATTTCTTACCCTTTTCACCATTGGGTTTATTCAGGCACAACATCAAAAATCCACTCCTATGAAAAAGAAAATTTTATTTGTCGTAACCAGCCATGATAAAAAAGGCAGTACAGGCGAAAATACAGGATATTATTTAGGCGAAGTTTCTCATCCATGGGAAGTTCTTCACAAGGCCGGCTATGAAATTGATTTTGTGAGTCCGAAAGGGGGAACGCCTCCGGTAGACGGATTCGATTTAAAGGATCCTGTAAACAAGGAATTCTGGGAAAACAAGGAATATAAAAACAAAATTGATCATTCTTTACAACCATCACAGGTTAATTCAAATGATTACTCAACCATTTTTTATGCAGGAGGACATGGAGCGATGTGGGACTTTGCAGACAACACAGAATTGGCAGGTATTGCTTCAAAAATCTATGAAAATGGAGGGATTGTAGCAGGGGTATGTCATGGCCCTGCCGGCTTGGTGAATATTAAGCTTAATAACGGAAAATATCTGGTAGACGGGAAAAAGATCAATGCTTTCACCAATGAAGAGGAGGCTGAAGTAAAATTAACAGACGTTGTTCCTTTCTTATTGGAAAATAAATTAAAAGAAAGAGGGGCCAAATTTGAAAAATCAGGACTTTGGCAAAATCATGTGGTTACAGATCAACGAGTAATTACAGGGCAGAATCCACAATCTGCAAAGAGCGTTGGAGAAGCCATACTAAAAGAATTAAAGAAATAA
- a CDS encoding putative quinol monooxygenase, producing the protein MKIHLTAVIKTKEEHQSEVLEVLQNMVKETRKEESCELYNLHQGIEDKNQFVFYEIWKSEEGLAQHNQQPYIQAFGALVDEKLQEKPQIYITQLI; encoded by the coding sequence ATGAAAATTCACCTTACAGCAGTTATAAAGACCAAAGAAGAGCACCAGTCAGAAGTATTGGAAGTTCTTCAGAATATGGTAAAAGAAACAAGAAAAGAGGAATCATGCGAGCTGTACAATCTTCATCAGGGAATTGAAGATAAAAACCAATTCGTCTTCTACGAAATCTGGAAAAGTGAAGAGGGGTTAGCACAGCATAACCAACAGCCTTATATTCAAGCTTTCGGGGCTTTGGTAGATGAAAAACTTCAGGAGAAGCCTCAGATTTATATCACCCAACTTATTTAA
- a CDS encoding NAD(P)H-dependent oxidoreductase, with product MKKVLIINGGQNFGHSGGKYNQTIAENTLEALKEFENVEVKITNVSEPYDKDEEVQKFVWADYIIYHTPIWWFQLPNGFKKYIDEVFTAGHAKGIYMNDGRNAANPEINYGTGGMLGGRKYMLTTSWNAPATAFTLPGEFFNETSVDDGPLFGFHRMNAFVSLEKMESFHFHDVEKNANIERDMKLYRDHVRNVFEKELKPELV from the coding sequence ATGAAAAAAGTACTAATCATCAACGGAGGACAAAATTTCGGACATTCCGGAGGAAAATATAACCAGACTATTGCAGAAAATACTTTAGAAGCTCTTAAGGAATTTGAAAATGTAGAAGTAAAAATAACCAATGTAAGCGAACCTTATGATAAGGATGAAGAGGTTCAAAAGTTTGTATGGGCAGATTATATTATCTATCACACCCCGATCTGGTGGTTCCAGCTTCCGAACGGATTTAAAAAATATATTGATGAAGTTTTCACTGCAGGTCATGCAAAAGGAATCTACATGAACGACGGAAGAAATGCGGCCAATCCTGAGATCAACTATGGTACAGGAGGAATGCTTGGTGGCAGAAAATATATGTTGACAACGAGCTGGAATGCACCTGCAACAGCATTTACACTTCCGGGAGAATTTTTCAATGAAACCAGTGTAGATGATGGACCTTTATTTGGTTTCCATAGAATGAATGCCTTTGTTTCGTTAGAAAAAATGGAAAGCTTCCACTTCCATGATGTGGAAAAGAATGCTAATATAGAGCGAGATATGAAGCTTTACAGAGATCATGTGAGAAACGTATTTGAAAAAGAATTAAAACCGGAATTAGTATAA
- a CDS encoding metallophosphoesterase family protein, which yields MIQIAVFSDVHGNLPALDAVLNDIEQRGIRQKFCLGDLVDFAPWGNEVIEKIKSLNIPCLLGNHDERIAFDLPVFPLSKHSEEETEARFIAIDHSKKYITEENKNFLAELPFHLKLNYKIGNKHWNIQLLHSGLESNDTYLYESENDAVFMNMLEDSKADLIVMGHTHLSFKKQFENRKWAVNCGSVGRSKEENRLASYLILRLDEEQIFPEIIQIAYPLEETVRGIEESNIPDYYSAFLKNEKVSLL from the coding sequence ATGATACAGATAGCGGTTTTTAGTGATGTGCATGGAAATCTTCCTGCGCTGGATGCGGTGTTGAATGATATTGAGCAAAGAGGAATCCGTCAAAAATTCTGCTTAGGTGATCTTGTTGATTTTGCTCCTTGGGGAAATGAAGTAATAGAAAAAATTAAAAGCTTGAATATCCCATGTTTATTGGGGAATCATGATGAACGGATCGCTTTCGATTTACCCGTTTTTCCTTTAAGTAAGCATTCGGAAGAAGAAACGGAGGCAAGGTTTATTGCTATTGATCATTCTAAGAAATACATCACAGAAGAGAATAAAAATTTTTTAGCTGAGCTTCCTTTTCATTTAAAGCTAAACTATAAAATAGGGAACAAGCATTGGAATATTCAACTGTTGCATTCCGGTCTGGAAAGCAATGATACTTATTTATATGAGTCGGAAAATGATGCGGTTTTTATGAATATGCTGGAAGACTCAAAGGCTGATTTAATTGTAATGGGGCATACTCACTTATCATTTAAAAAACAGTTTGAGAATAGAAAATGGGCAGTTAACTGTGGTTCTGTAGGTAGATCAAAAGAAGAGAACAGATTAGCTTCCTATTTAATTTTAAGATTAGATGAAGAACAGATTTTTCCAGAAATTATACAGATAGCTTATCCGCTTGAAGAAACTGTGCGTGGTATTGAAGAAAGCAATATTCCTGATTATTACTCTGCTTTTTTAAAAAATGAAAAAGTATCGTTATTATAA
- a CDS encoding alpha/beta fold hydrolase yields the protein MKKTSLFIFLLLSVFCIAQLHKGKIDTLLTPEIGGIKQAIDIKTDDSTKPILLFLSGGPGSSMRKNADSFTNILKNKFTIVQWDQRDAGKTLELNPSPVQPSVELMGKDTYQVINFLRKELKQEKIYLLGSSWGNALGFYIVRNHPNLLHAYFAVNPVVSQLESEKELLQILKDHFKEDPVATKELASVQIQFKVDEDLFYLRKWLFYKDGKQYVKTDDFKKGFLQWSKTWSPAWNEVMNIDLPKTLKKVDCPIYFFVGKNDVQTSTRITTEYFQKVKAPKKDLVLFENSGHQIHKDESEKFQNSIIQMLK from the coding sequence ATGAAAAAGACAAGCCTTTTTATTTTTTTACTATTATCAGTATTTTGTATAGCACAATTACACAAAGGAAAAATAGATACTTTACTTACTCCGGAAATTGGTGGAATAAAGCAAGCTATAGACATTAAAACAGATGATTCTACCAAGCCTATACTGCTTTTTTTATCGGGAGGACCCGGAAGCTCAATGAGGAAAAATGCAGATTCTTTTACCAATATTTTAAAAAATAAATTTACCATTGTTCAGTGGGATCAGAGAGACGCCGGAAAAACATTGGAATTAAATCCATCTCCCGTTCAGCCTTCAGTGGAGCTAATGGGAAAAGATACCTATCAGGTTATCAATTTTCTGAGAAAAGAATTAAAACAGGAAAAAATATATCTATTGGGTAGTTCTTGGGGAAATGCTTTAGGTTTTTACATCGTAAGAAATCATCCTAATCTATTGCATGCTTATTTTGCGGTAAATCCTGTTGTGAGTCAACTAGAGAGCGAGAAAGAATTGCTTCAGATTTTAAAAGATCATTTTAAAGAAGATCCTGTTGCCACTAAAGAATTAGCAAGCGTACAAATCCAGTTCAAGGTAGATGAAGACCTGTTCTATTTAAGAAAATGGCTTTTTTATAAAGATGGGAAACAATATGTAAAAACTGATGATTTCAAGAAAGGCTTTCTTCAATGGTCAAAAACATGGTCACCTGCATGGAACGAAGTGATGAATATCGACTTGCCAAAAACTTTAAAGAAAGTAGATTGTCCTATTTATTTCTTTGTAGGTAAAAATGATGTTCAAACCTCTACCAGAATTACCACTGAATATTTCCAAAAAGTAAAGGCACCTAAGAAAGACTTGGTTTTATTTGAAAATTCAGGACATCAGATTCATAAAGATGAGTCGGAAAAGTTCCAGAATTCAATCATTCAGATGCTAAAATAA